The genomic region gtcttactatagtttcagctgtgttggatggcatgttgatactagcattacctagcatgtggtggtcttactatagtttcagctgtgttagatggcatgttgatactagcattacctagcatgtggtggtcttactatagtttcagctgtgttggatgggatgttgatactagcattacctagaatgtggtggtcttactatagtttctgctgtgttggatggcatgttgatactagcattacctagcatgtggtggtcttactatagtttcagctgtgttggatggcatgttgatactagcattacctagcatgtggtggtcttactatagtttctgctgtgttggatggcatgttgatactagcattacctagcatgtgGTGGTCTTATTATAGTTTCTGCTGTGTTGGATGGCATGTTgatactagcattacctagcatgtggtggtcttactatagtttcagctgtgttggatggcatgttgatactagcattacctagcatgtgGTGGTCTTATTATAGTTTCTGCTGTGTTGGATGGCATGTTgatactagcattacctagcatgtgGTGGGCTTACTAAACACCTGAAGGAGCAGAGCTAATGAATAGTTCAACATATTTCTACATGAAATGTAATCAAATCTGGAAATGACAAAATCTTATAGAAAAATAGCAGAAGCATAATCTATCCCATTTATCATCTATATGCAAACTGTATTTATCatctatatacatactgtatttaTCATTAGGATAACCATCTAAATTCCAGCATTCACTCAAAGGTTAAAGGTCATTGTCTGGAAAACCTAATAGATAAGAAAGCATAATGATAGTAAGAGAATAACATTGTGAGGCCTAGCTTTGGTTTCATGCTGTTgctcttcagtccaggttctgtggtggttctcttcagtccaggttctgttgtggttctcttcagtccaggttctgtggtggttctcttcagtccaggttctgttgtggttctcttcagtccaggttctgtggtggttctcttcacTCAAGGTTCTGTGGTGTTTCTCTTTagtccaggttctgtggtggttctcttcagGACGGGTAGTAGTTCTCATAATCGGAGggatctgtcatgtttgtcagttattatcatgtcttgtccctgtgctccccattctattcgtttccctctgctggtcttatttggttctttccctccttctatccctctctctccccctccctctctcactctctcgctctctcttctctctatcgttccgttcctgctcccagctgttcctattcccctaatcatcatttagtcttcccacacctgttcccgatcctttcccctgattagagtccctatttattcctttgtgttccgttcctgtcccgtcggttccttgtttagtattcaccatgctgtgattgcgtttcgccctgtcctgtcgtgtttttgctgtgattgtgtatcgccctgtcctgtcgtgttttttgccttcatcagatgctgcgtgtgagcaggtgtctctgtcaactacggcctgcgcctacccgaagcgacctgcagtctgtggccgcttctcctgtcattcccctctacagactagaggatttctgttattccctgtttggacttgaataaactctgtttctgttaagtcgcttttgggtcctctttcaccagcatgacagaaggaaccgaccaaggaatggacccagcgacttcagacgctcgttacactgccgtcaagatccaaggagccatgctcggcagacacgagcaggaattgtctgctgctcgccaagccgtggagaacctggccgctcaggtttccgacctctctggacagttccagagtctacgtctcgtgccacctgttacttcctggcctgccgagcctccagaacctagggttaataacccaccttgctactccgggcagcccactgagtgccgctcctttctcacgcagtgtgagattgtgttctctctccaacccaacacatactctagagagagagctcgggttgcttacgtcatttcactccttactggccgggctcgagaatggggcacagctatctgggaggcaagggctgattgctctaacaagttccagaactttaaagaggagatgattcgggtttttgaccgttcagtttttggtagggaggcttctagggccctggcttccttatgccaaggtgaacggtccataacggattattctattgagtttcgcactcttgctgcctctagtgagtggaacgagccggcgctgctcgctcgttttctggagggactccacgcagtggttaaggatgagattctctcccgggaggttccttcagatgtggactctttgattgctctcgccatccgcatagaacgacgggtagatcttcgtcaccgggctcgtggaagagagctcgcatcaacggtgtttccctgctccgcatcgcaaccatctccctcctctggctttgagactgagcccatgcagctgggagggattcgcatctcgactaaggagagggaacggaggatcaccaaccgcctgtgcctctattgcggagttgctggacattttgttaattcatgtccagtaagaggccagagcccatcagtaagcggagggctactggtgagcgctactactcaggtctcttcatctagatcttgtactactatgtcggtccatctacgctggaccggttcggtgctacatgcagtgccttgattgactctggggctgagggttgtttcatggacgaagcatgggttcggaaacataacattcctttcagaccgttagacaagcctacgcccatgtttgccttagatggtagtcatcttcccagtatcaaatttgagacactacctttaactctcacagtatctggtaaccacagtgagactatttcttttttgattttccgttcaccgtttacacctgttgttttgggtcatccctggctagtatgtcataatccttctattaattggtctagtaattctatcctatcctggaacgtttcttgtcatgtgaagtgtttaatgtctgccatccctcccgtttcttctgtccctacttctcaggaggaacctggcgatttgacaggagtgccggaggaatatcatgatctgcgcacggtcttcagtcggtcccgagccaactcccttcctcctcaccggtcgtatgattgtagtattgatctccttccggggaccactcctcctcgaggtagactatactctctgtcggctcccgaacgtaaggctctcgaggattatttgtctgtgtctcttgacgccggtaccatagtgccttcttcttctccggccggggcggggttctttttgttaagaagaaggacggtactctgcgcccctgcgtggattatcgagggctgaatgacataacggttaagaatcgttatccgcttccccttatgtcatcagccttcgagattctgcagggagccaggtgctttactaagttggaccttcgtaacgcttaccatctcgtgcgcatcagagagggggacgagtggaaaacggcgtttaacactccgttagggcattttgagtaccgggttctgccgttcggtctcgccaatgcgcctgctgtttttcaggcattagttaatgatgttctgagagacatgctgaacatctttgtttttgtctatcttgacgatatcctgattttttctccgtcactcgagattcatgttcagcacgttcgacgtgttctacagcgccttttagagaattgtctctacgtaaaggctgagaagtgctcttttcatgtctcctccgttacttttctcggttccgttatttccgctgaaggcattcagatggattccgctaaggtccaagctgtcagtgattggcccgttccaaggtcacgtgtcgagttgcagcgctttttaggtttcgctaatttctatcggcgtttcattcgtaatttcggtcaagttgctgctcctctcacagctcttacttctgtcaagacgtgttttaagtggtccggttccgcccagggagcttttgatcttctaaaagaacgttttacgtccgctcctatcctcgttactcctgacgtcactagacaattcattgtcgaggttgacgcttcagaggtaggcgtgggagccattctatcccagcgcttccagtctgacgataaggttcatccttgcgcttatttttctcatcgcctgtcgccatctgagcgcaactatgatgtgggtaaccgtgaactgctcgccatccgcttagccctaggcgaatggcgacagtggttggagggggcgaccgttccttttgtcgtttggacagaccataagaaccttgagtacatccgttctgccaaacgacttaatgcccgtcaagctcgttgggcgttgtttttcgctcgtttcgagtttgtgatttcttaccgtccgggtagcaagaacaccaagcctgatgccttatcccgtctgtttagttcttctgtggcttctactgatcccgaggggattcttccttatgggcgtgttgtcgggttaacagtctggggaattgaaagacaggttaagcaagcactcacgcacactgcgtcgccgcgcgcttgtcctagtaacctccttttcgttcctgtttccactcgtctggctgttcttcagtgggctcactctgccaagttagctggtcatcccggtgttcgaggcactcttgcgtctattcgccagcgcttttggtggccgactcaggagcgtgacacgcgccgtttcgtggctgcttgttcggactgcgcgcagactaagtcgggtaactctcctcctgccggtcgtctcagaccgctcccattccttctcgaccatggtctcacatcgccttaggcttcattaccggtctgcctttgtctgcgggaagactgtgagagccgccaataaacgcaggattaagagtccaaggtattgttgcggccagagagtgtggctttccactcgcaaccttcctcttacgacagcttctcgtaagttgactccgcggttcattggtccgttccgtgtctcccaggtcgtcaatcctgtcgctgtgcgactgcttcttccgcgacatcttcgtcgcatccatcctgtcttccatgtctcctgtgttaagccctttcttcgcaccccgttcgtcttccctccccctcccgtccttgtcgagagcgcacctatttacaaggtacataagatcatggacatgcgttctcggggacggggtcaccaatacttagtggattgggagggttacggtcctgaggagaggagttgggttccgtctcgggacgtgctggaccgttcactcatcgatgatttcctccgttgccgccaggattcctcctcgagtgcgccaggaggcgctcggtgagtgggggggtactgtcatgtttgtcagttattatcatgtcttgtccctgtgctccccattctattcgtttccctctgctggtcttatttggttctttccctccttctatccctctctctccccctccctctctcactctctcgctctctcttctctctatcgttccgttcctgctcccagctgttcctattcccctaatcatcatttagtcttcccacacctgttcccgatcctttcccctgattagagtccctatttattcctttgtgttccgttcctgtcccgtcggttccttgtttagtattcaccatgctgtgattgcgtttcgccctgtcctgtcgtgtttttgctgtgattgtgtatcgccctgtcctgtcgtgttttttgccttcatcagatgctgcgtgtgagcaggtgtctctgtcaactacggcctgcgcctacccgaagcgacctgcagtctgtggccgcttctcctgtcattcccctctacagactagaggatttctgttattccctgtttggacttgaataaactctgtttctgttaagtcgcttttgggtcctctttcaccagcatgacaggaTCAGCATATATCTGAGGGATTGTGACAGTGGGGGAGTCCCTCACATTCTGAAATAAGACACTGAATGAGCACATTACACACCACTCCGTAACATttttgtagacacacacacacacactaaacacacttacTGCCAGGGTGTCATACTCTGGTGACCTGGTCTTCATGTTCAGAGCTGTGTACGTCTCACTGTTAGGATCAGGATGGAcactctgtggagagagagagttgtcacGGTAACAGTGAAAATAGtatgagagagactgttgtgATACAGTAGATTAATGTCACCAGGTGTGGAGGTGTAACTGATATAGTCACCTGTATCCCTGTTGTGGCATCACTTCCTGCTGTGGATCTCCTGTAAAGTGGGACAGAGTGAATTCTGCTCTCTAGTGACCACTAGTGGAAGTTTATATGTTACTAATACAGTTTTGCACATGAATGAATTAATATATTAATGCATTCACAACAAGTGCTATGCATTTGCATCAGAGTGCTAAGGGGAATTtataaaacatttgaaaaaattCTGTCACCTGAACCACATGagtccagagagacagaggatgagaaCCAGAACAACCACTATGATTCCTACAGCTGCAGTCAGAACTGATGTTTGTTTCCCTATAATAAAATATGGATGACATGAGTACATGGTAATACAGGACTGTAATGGTGTTCCTATGAACTGACAATGAATATACACTAACAAAGGACATTTATACTATAATCAGCcactataccaaacattaggaacaccttcctaacaagtgacatcaaaggGGGATCAAagcttcacctggtcagtctgtctatgccatggaaagaacaggtgttcttaatgttttgtgcactcaatGTTTAATGATAAAAAGCCATATTAAAAGTATTAACATTAGAATGAACCATGCAGTTTTGTATAGAAGTATTGAAGATGTAACTTTACCTGCTACAATGATCATCAGAGCTGTAGAGTTCATAGATCCTCTTCCATTCTGGGCCTCACAGTAAtattctcctctgtcctcagaGATGATGTTAGTGATGCTGTAACTCTGTCCTGATGCTTTTGGTGAGGTTACGTTCTTCTTGTACCAGGTGTATTTGTCCACAGGTGGGTTGGCATCACTGCTGCAGGTCAGAGTCACTGAACTGCCCTCCACTATTtcaccagagggactgactgacactgAGGTGTCCTTTGGTCCATCTGGTGGACAATATGTAACACATTGTTCATACATAGAGCTTTACATGAGGAGCATCATGGAACTTGGATTTAtgattaaaataaattaaatatgaATATAAATATGTATAACTTAGACAATAATGTAACAATACAGTGTTTGTGAAGTACTTGTAGTTACTACAGTAATGAGATTAGTACATTCATCGAACTTGGACATAGATTGAAATAATAGATAGAATAGATGAGAGAAGATGTTACTAAAAGAATACAACTGGAGATGTATCACACATCCTCACATGTGACAGTGAGAGTCTCTTCAGCAGAGGGGAGATCCTCATGTCCTTCTACAGAACAGGAGTATCTGCCTGCATCCTCACTGCTGACTGGGTTTAGGAACAGACTGGTAGATTGGTTGGTTACATGTCCATTCTTGTACCAGATGTAGGTGGGGTTGTCACTCAGAGTACAGGTGGTGCTACAGGTCAGTGTCACCTTCTGTCCCTCTGTCACAGTGGCAGGAGTCACCTTCACCTGCAGACCTAAATGAAAGAGGATTAAAACACTGAGTACGTCATAAAGTAATCGTTTGCAGTATTGATAGGATGTGACCTGCAGTGTTACCTGTGACAGTCAGAGTTGTTCCAGGGAAGGTGGGCTCCCAGGTTGTCTGATCTGTTCTGAATCTAAACTTATACTCATCTGAATCCTCCTCTCTCAGGTCTGTGATTCTCAGGATGGAGTCACTCTGCATATTTCCAAGGTACTCCACACGACCTCCATACCCCGGGCTCAGGATTTGAGACGCCTCATCAAGTTTTCCTTTTGTATACCAGATTGTTTCAGAGACTGTATGACCACTGGGATAAGTATAAGAGCAGGATATGTCCACTGATGTCCCCTTCAAGGTACAGATCCTCTGATGGGTGTAAGTCACGTGGAAATAACTGTGACCCTCAACAGCTGAAACACAAGTACATTTTTCAAATGGTGTCAGTATTTAGAACTGTAAAATCAACCATCATTAATCTAAATGGAATTGTAGCTCTACCTCATGTCTGTTTCACTAAACATCAACCATCATTAATCTAAATGGAATAGTAGCTCTATCTCATGTCTGTTTCACTAAACATCAACCACCATTAATCTAAATGGAATAGTAGCTCTATCTCATGTCTGTTTCACTAAACATCAACCACCATTAATCTAAATGGAATAGTAGCTCTATCTCATGTCTGTTTCACTAAGCATCAACCATCATTAATCTAAATGGAATAGTAGCTCTATCTCATGTCTGTTTCACTAAACATCAACCACCATTAATCTAAATGGAATAGTAGCTCTATCTCATGTCTGTTTCACTAAACATCAACCACCATTAATCTAAATGGAATAGTAGCTCTATCTCATGTCTGTTTCACTAAGCATCAACCATCATTAATCTAAATGGAATAGTAGCTCTATCTCATGTCTGTTTCACTAAACATCAACACTGACCAATGATGTATTGGATGATTTTGACAGACTTTAAAAGTGTATtagtcacactcacacactgcatTAGAATTGATGCCTTTTACAGCACAGTAGAAGCTGTCTTCAGTTTTAAAGTGGATTGTGTATGAGGGGGAGGGGTCCTTTTGTACAATCTTACTGTTCCTGTACCAGATGTAGGTGGGGCTACCAGTCAGAGTACAGGTGGTGCTACAGGTCAGTGTCATTGACCACCATGTAGTGGTCACCTTCACCTGCAGGTCTGGAGTAGATAACAACATTAAAACCATCAATGACCTGTTGTCTAGTTCAAATGAGGCAGGAGTGGACGTTCTCAAATCATCAATTCAGACATTCCTATTATACCATACATTCATATTAATTATATTATTTCTGTATAAAATAAAGACAATTTTCCAAAACCACTTAAACAGATTAGGATTATAGACAATGTCattgtacctgtaacagacagagtgattaaacagatcaacactatatataatatcactgtacctgtaacagacagagtgattaaacagatcaacactatatataatatcactgtacctgtaacagacagagtgattaaacagatcaacactatatataatatcactgtacctgtaacagacagagtgattaaacagatcaatactatatataatatcactgtacctgtaacagacagagtgattaaacagatcaatactatatataatatcactgtacctgtaacagacagagtgattaaacagatcaacactatatataatatcactgtacctgtaacagacagagtgattaaacagatcaacactatatataatatcactgtacctgtaacagacagagtgattaaacagatcaacactatatataatatcactgtacctgtaacagacagagtgattaaacagatcaacactatatataatatcactgtacctgtaacagacagagtgattaaacagatcaacactatatataatatcactgtacctgtaacagacagagtgattaaacagattaacactatatataatatcactgtacctgtaacagacagagtgactccaggatCACCATAATATTTCCCTCTGGTCTGATCTGTTATAAATCTGAATTTGTACGTAGCTGAGTCACTTTCTCTCAGGTCTGTGATTGTCAGGGTGTGTCCATTCGTCTTATCACTACGGTACGTCACACGACCTTTGTAGTCTGGGTCATCTAACAGACTCACATAATTCTCCACATCATACTTTTTGATGAACCAGAAGGTTGTTGTGACTGTACCACTGGGATATGTGTAAGAGCAGGACATCTCCACTGATGACCCCTTCAAGGGACAGATACTCTGAGTGGTGTAAGTAACACTCCAGCCATTCTGACTCAGTACCACTGAAACACAGTTAGACATCACAAGGACGTTACATTAAGTTCAAGTTCCATTGTTGCTGAGTTGAGACATAGATACTCTTTGGTTGAGTGTGAATGGAAACCACAGATAAGATTCACTCAGTGAGGTGAGAAAGACAACTGTTTAAAGGGAAGTGGAGACATAAAACATGGTTATGTTTTAGAAATATCTGTAGTTTGACAAACTGGGCAACTAAAATATAAGAATGAGACCGTACCTGCTACAGACCAGAGAAAGACCACCAGAGAAAGACGACCACCTGCTGTTCTCAAGACCATTGTTGCATCTCCCACCCTGCAGTCTtagaaacataaacaacaactctcTCTATAGCTGGTGAATAACTCCACATGATACATTGAAGTAGAAACTGTAAATGGGGTTCAGGGCCTCATTACTGAAAATGAACCAGGCtcatattgtattgtgttgtattgtgctaTATGGTTGTCTATGtgaatactgtctgtctgtaagtctATTCCActatgtatgtaatgtgtgtgatgtgttgccTGTCTGTCTATTTAAGATGACATGATGTATGATGCATAAACTACTTATCTAATGGATACAAtaaagtcatcatcatcatcatcattataaacaacaccaacagcgTATTGAACAGGTCTGTATAGCTGGTGAATAACTCCACCTGATACGTTGTATTACTGTAAACACATATTTATACATTGATCGTTCTGAAGCTGTTTTATTCTCAGAACCCCAATTATAGGAGGATAAATGTTCAATCCTCTACGGTCCATCAAGCTGTACAGCAGCCTAAAGAATGACCACCAGGTTCAATGATAACTCCTATCCCCAAGCTGTGAGGCTAAAcagaagtcacacacacacacacacacacacacacacacacacacacacacacacacacacacacacacacacacacacacacacacacacacacacacacacacacacacacacacacacacacacacacacacacacacacacacacacacacacacacacacacactgcagtattACAATGTTTGTCTGCATGTCTTTTTTATCCTGGTTAATCATCTCATCACTATGTAGATCAACACTCCTACactgagacactttatgaatacTGACCCTGATGTAACAACCAAAATACAGCTCAAAACATAACAACAAGTAAAATGATACATTACCCTTCAAGTATATGACTTATGACTAAAAACAAATAACCAAAAACTATTTTTCCAGATAATGTCAAGAGTACTTACAGACTGAAGGGGAGAGGTCCTGTACAGTGAGTCAACTGACTGGTAGTGAGTGGCAACTGCTAGTAAGTGTGAGTTCTGTGGTTGATACATATGCTGAGACAGAACTGTCCTTTCCTTCCTCTTTAAGTCATTAACATGCATGACGACGAGACCAGCACATCAGATAAGGGAAGTTAATGTATTAAAATGGGTCCTACATTTCTATAATGGACAAAATGTCCCCCATTTCCACTTTCATTTaaatacagcaccatgttaacAATATGTTGAGTATTCTATATGGAATGTTTATAATATCTTAGAATGTGTTGCCTTGTCCCTctgagttctacatggaacaggtCAAAGTTCCATTTGGTCAGTTCCATGATGTcatttctattcattctattctaCTAACCCATTTAATGTACACTCCTCATCAGCTGCATCAAAGACCCTGCACAGACCCCCTTTAGTGTCTACAACATGGTTGTTGTAGAGGCGTTGGCCTGGGCAATAACCCCCTCAAGATTCTAATGATGACATCATCTCCATCATCTAACATCAATAATCAAACATGTTTCACAGCTCAGGCCGAGGGGGCGGGGGAAGGAAATCAGAGGATCACTCCTCTTCACTTTGATTGACACTTACTCCTACTGTGTGTCCAGTGTGCTGTCTGTGCTGTGTGTCAGAGGACTACAAAAGCGGTGACACCCTCCCAACAGCCCCATTCTCTCCAAGCTTCCTGTTCCCTTTTCAGGTAGCTACAcagtccctcctccccttcctcaatCTTCATATTTATTAttctgtcattccttctcttcttccttaATCTGTCATATCCGGACGGTACGTGGTGTTCAGGGTTGTAAGGGTTGTCAGGgtttcctgtctcttcctctctggtcagGCTTCTGTTTGAAGCAACACCTGTCACCATAGAAACAGCGGGTGGTCCTCCAGAAGAAACACTCGTCACCATTGATGGGAGCCATCTTCCTggtcctgggagagagagagacaaacagtatgAAAACACAAGCACCTGCACCTGTGTGTAactgacgggagactctggcagctcaggacaggaggaagattctggcagctctggacaggctcgggagcacctgtagggaggagacggagagacagcctggtgcagggggctgccaccggagggctggtgcgtggaggcgagcctgcccaaccctatCTGGCTGAAtgccgtagccaggccagtgcggcgaggtggaatagcccgcaccgGACTGTGCTGCTGCCTTCTCATACCACCGCCTctcggctttcgctgcctccagctctgccttggggcggcgatattctcccggctgtcCTCAGGGTCCCTTGCCATCCAAGATCTCCTCCGATGTCCAGGAGTCTGGAGATCGTTGCTGCTGcagcccgttaccacgctgcttggtcctttggtggtggaagaagaggaggaccaaggtgcaccGTGGTATATGTCCATATTTATAAAATGAACACGgcaataacaaaaataacaacgaGAACGAttgaaaacagttctggctggtgcagacacacaacagaaaacaatcatccacaactcaaaggtgaaagtatggttctcaatcagggacaacgattgacagctgcctctgattgagaaccataccagacaaaacacagaaatcccaaattatagaaaaaagaacatagactgcccaccccaactcacgccctcaccatactaaaacaaagacaaaacaaaggaactaaggtcagaacgtgacagcagatcagttaagaacaaattattatttacaatgacggccaaggaataCTGTGCTCCTGCTTCCACCTTCCATTTCAAACATTTATATGATATGATTGGTAACACTTTATAACTCATAATTATTCATTATAAATGcttatatattatatgttatatgtttATAAATCGTAGATGATGTTTTGACAGACAGATGGATGTCCTTACCCTGGGAAGGCGTACTGGGAGGCTGGGGAGGTGTTGAGGCCTATAGGGTTGGTcctctgaggagagggaggggttctCTGCATTTAGCTGTCTGGGTACCTGATCACCAGCCTGGTGCTCTCCAGCTCCACCCCCTGGACCGGAGGACAAACAGCAGGCACAGTCGAAATACATGCAATGGGACCAATAGCATTGTCCCACaagtacaatggaaccaataacAAAGCTTGTTTTTCCTTTGCTGTCAGAAAGGAGTTGAATCATTGTACTTTTCTCTCTGTG from Oncorhynchus gorbuscha isolate QuinsamMale2020 ecotype Even-year unplaced genomic scaffold, OgorEven_v1.0 Un_scaffold_1009, whole genome shotgun sequence harbors:
- the LOC124020967 gene encoding sialoadhesin-like, with translation MVLRTAGGRLSLVVFLWSVAVVLSQNGWSVTYTTQSICPLKGSSVEMSCSYTYPSGTVTTTFWFIKKYDVENYVSLLDDPDYKGRVTYRSDKTNGHTLTITDLRESDSATYKFRFITDQTRGKYYGDPGVTLSVTDLQVKVTTTWWSMTLTCSTTCTLTGSPTYIWYRNTVEGHSYFHVTYTHQRICTLKGTSVDISCSYTYPSGHTVSETIWYTKGKLDEASQILSPGYGGRVEYLGNMQSDSILRITDLREEDSDEYKFRFRTDQTTWEPTFPGTTLTVTGLQVKVTPATVTEGQKVTLTCSTTCTLSDNPTYIWYKNGHVTNQSTSLFLNPVSSEDAGRYSCSVEGHEDLPSAEETLTVTYGPKDTSVSVSPSGEIVEGSSVTLTCSSDANPPVDKYTWYKKNVTSPKASGQSYSITNIISEDRGEYYCEAQNGRGSMNSTALMIIVAGKQTSVLTAAVGIIVVVLVLILCLSGLMWFRRSTAGSDATTGIQSVHPDPNSETYTALNMKTRSPEYDTLAVFQTMTFNL